In uncultured Draconibacterium sp., one genomic interval encodes:
- the katG gene encoding catalase/peroxidase HPI yields MENNHSKQGKCPVMHCGNTAAGSSVMKWWPNALNLDILHQHDTKTNPLGQDFNYREELKKLDVAALKKDLHDLMTDSQEWWPADWGHYGGLMIRMAWHAAGSYRIADGRGGGGTGNQRFAPLNSWPDNVSLDKARRLLWPIKKKYGNKVSWADLIILAGNIAYESMGLKTFGFAFGREDIWHPEKDTYWGAEKEWLAPSDERYDDVTKPETMENPLAAVQMGLIYVNPEGVNGKPDPLKTAQQMRETFRRMAMNDEETVALTAGGHTVGKTHGNGDAEALGPDPELADVEEQGMGWKNPHKTGKGRYTVTSGLEGAWTTEPTKWDNGYFKMLFNHDWELRKSPAGAQQWEPVSIAEEDKPADVEDFSIRTIPMMTDADMALKMDPEYRKISEKFMNDFDALSDAFARAWFKLTHRDMGPKARYFGPDVPDEDLIWQDPVPTGKSDYDVDSVKAKIAASGLLISDMVATAWDSARTFRGSDMRGGANGARIRLAPQKDWEGNEPERLAKVLAVLEPIAAETGASVADVIVLSGNVGVEQAIKNAGMNVAVPFLPGRGDATDEMTDSESFAPLEPLADGFRNWLKKDYVVSPEELLLDRAQLMGLAAHEMTVLIGGMRMMGTNYAGTKHGVFTDNVGALNNDFFINLTDMAYVWEPTGKGLYNIRNRKTGEVKWTATRIDLVFGSNAVLRAYAEVYAQDDSKEKFVIDFVKAWNKVMNADRFDVE; encoded by the coding sequence ATGGAAAACAATCATTCAAAACAAGGCAAATGTCCTGTAATGCATTGTGGAAATACCGCTGCCGGATCATCAGTAATGAAGTGGTGGCCCAACGCATTAAATCTCGACATTTTGCATCAGCATGACACGAAAACTAATCCCTTAGGACAAGATTTTAATTATCGGGAAGAACTAAAAAAGCTGGATGTGGCGGCTTTAAAAAAGGATCTTCACGATTTAATGACCGATAGTCAGGAGTGGTGGCCGGCCGACTGGGGGCATTACGGAGGCTTGATGATCCGAATGGCATGGCACGCTGCCGGTTCGTATCGAATTGCCGATGGCCGCGGTGGTGGAGGAACAGGAAACCAGCGTTTTGCACCACTAAACTCGTGGCCCGATAATGTGAGTTTGGATAAAGCTCGTCGTTTACTTTGGCCCATTAAAAAGAAATACGGGAATAAGGTGAGTTGGGCCGATTTAATCATTTTGGCGGGTAATATCGCCTACGAAAGTATGGGCTTAAAAACCTTTGGTTTTGCCTTTGGCCGCGAAGATATCTGGCATCCGGAGAAAGACACCTATTGGGGAGCCGAAAAAGAATGGCTGGCACCAAGTGATGAACGTTACGATGATGTAACAAAGCCTGAAACGATGGAAAATCCGTTGGCTGCCGTTCAAATGGGATTGATCTATGTAAATCCTGAAGGTGTAAACGGAAAACCTGATCCGCTAAAAACGGCGCAACAAATGCGCGAGACTTTCCGAAGAATGGCGATGAACGATGAGGAAACAGTAGCGTTAACCGCCGGTGGACACACGGTTGGTAAAACGCATGGTAACGGCGATGCGGAAGCGTTGGGACCTGATCCGGAGTTGGCTGATGTGGAAGAGCAGGGTATGGGTTGGAAGAATCCGCATAAAACCGGAAAAGGACGATATACGGTTACCAGTGGTTTGGAGGGTGCCTGGACAACAGAGCCAACAAAATGGGATAATGGTTATTTTAAGATGCTGTTTAACCACGATTGGGAATTGCGTAAAAGCCCTGCCGGTGCTCAGCAATGGGAGCCTGTAAGCATTGCCGAAGAGGACAAACCCGCTGATGTAGAGGATTTTTCTATTCGCACCATCCCGATGATGACCGATGCCGATATGGCCTTAAAAATGGATCCGGAGTACAGAAAGATTTCGGAAAAATTCATGAATGACTTTGATGCTCTGTCGGATGCTTTTGCCCGCGCCTGGTTTAAATTAACACATCGCGATATGGGCCCGAAAGCACGTTATTTCGGACCGGATGTTCCTGATGAAGATCTGATCTGGCAAGACCCTGTTCCGACAGGTAAATCGGATTATGATGTAGATTCGGTAAAAGCAAAAATTGCTGCTTCGGGACTTCTTATTTCAGACATGGTTGCTACCGCCTGGGATAGCGCAAGAACCTTCCGCGGATCGGATATGCGCGGTGGAGCGAATGGTGCACGTATTCGTTTAGCTCCTCAAAAAGACTGGGAAGGAAATGAGCCGGAACGTTTGGCAAAAGTTTTGGCTGTGCTCGAACCAATTGCTGCTGAAACTGGAGCTAGCGTAGCCGATGTTATTGTATTGTCCGGAAATGTTGGGGTAGAACAGGCCATTAAAAATGCAGGAATGAATGTTGCTGTTCCATTTCTGCCCGGACGTGGAGATGCTACCGATGAAATGACCGATTCCGAGTCGTTTGCTCCGCTTGAGCCTTTGGCCGATGGTTTTAGAAACTGGCTGAAAAAGGATTACGTGGTTAGTCCGGAGGAACTGCTGCTCGACCGTGCCCAGTTAATGGGATTAGCAGCTCACGAAATGACTGTGTTAATTGGAGGTATGCGAATGATGGGAACAAATTATGCAGGTACAAAACATGGTGTATTTACGGATAATGTTGGTGCGCTAAACAACGATTTCTTTATAAACCTTACCGATATGGCTTACGTTTGGGAACCCACCGGGAAAGGACTTTACAACATTCGTAACCGGAAAACCGGCGAAGTAAAATGGACGGCAACACGCATTGATCTGGTATTTGGATCGAACGCTGTATTACGCGCATACGCCGAAGTTTATGCGCAAGATGATAGCAAAGAGAAGTTTGTAATCGATTTTGTAAAAGCCTGGAATAAAGTGATGAATGCCGATCGTTTTGATGTTGAATAA
- a CDS encoding HAD-IA family hydrolase, giving the protein MAITVHPEAKALIFDLDGTLSDSLPVHLKTWEIIGDKFGFKFDHQILFEMTGRPTIEFARRVVDQYGLNETPENIVKMKQQLFWDHASLLKPHKPVVDLVLVNHGKIPMSIGTGASRKSTEVQLESLGINNYFNVIVTADDVTRHKPQPETFLKCAEMMGVKAQECQVFEDGVLGMEAAETAGMIVTDVRPYTY; this is encoded by the coding sequence ATGGCAATTACAGTTCATCCCGAGGCAAAAGCCTTAATTTTTGATTTAGACGGAACCCTGTCTGATTCGCTTCCGGTTCATCTTAAAACGTGGGAGATAATTGGTGACAAATTCGGATTTAAGTTTGATCACCAGATTCTTTTTGAAATGACAGGCCGCCCAACCATAGAATTTGCGCGGCGCGTTGTAGACCAATACGGCTTAAACGAAACACCTGAGAACATTGTAAAGATGAAACAGCAATTGTTTTGGGACCACGCTTCCCTGTTAAAACCTCATAAACCAGTTGTTGACCTGGTTTTAGTAAACCATGGGAAAATTCCGATGTCAATTGGTACGGGAGCAAGTAGAAAAAGCACCGAAGTGCAACTGGAATCTCTCGGGATAAACAACTATTTTAATGTAATTGTGACTGCCGACGATGTTACCCGACATAAGCCTCAACCCGAAACATTTCTTAAATGTGCCGAGATGATGGGGGTAAAAGCACAGGAATGCCAGGTTTTTGAGGACGGTGTTTTAGGCATGGAAGCCGCCGAAACTGCCGGCATGATTGTGACCGATGTTCGCCCTTACACTTACTAA
- a CDS encoding CidA/LrgA family protein: MKFFKQLFIILGINLAGDLLSKYLHLPIPGAITGMVLLLVLLLTGVLKEKHIRETADFMLHNMGFFFIPASVGILVSYHALNGYYFETTLVVVISTILVLAVTALSTQLLINLKEKWKK, from the coding sequence ATGAAGTTTTTTAAGCAACTTTTCATTATTCTGGGTATTAACCTGGCAGGTGATTTACTGAGCAAGTATTTACACCTTCCTATTCCGGGCGCCATTACCGGAATGGTTTTGTTGCTGGTTTTATTGCTTACCGGAGTACTGAAGGAAAAACACATCCGCGAAACGGCTGATTTCATGCTGCATAATATGGGATTCTTTTTTATTCCGGCTAGCGTTGGAATTCTGGTTTCGTATCATGCGCTTAATGGCTACTACTTTGAAACAACCCTTGTAGTCGTAATCTCAACCATTCTTGTACTGGCAGTTACAGCTTTGTCAACCCAGTTATTGATCAATCTGAAGGAAAAATGGAAAAAATAA